The following are encoded in a window of Candidatus Woesearchaeota archaeon genomic DNA:
- a CDS encoding DUF1255 family protein: MNKKEAIRKLLDKYPNASVLRKENPEISDLLSGEFAVEPPNACEFPTGIIVSRRLVKLLEHDSTVGVITPGRYEFSILGNRATMIVLNGRLFASVNDGPESTLQKYGSIIAPAHTTLNLAVLDYVFYICQYKPEINRK; this comes from the coding sequence ATGAACAAGAAAGAAGCAATAAGAAAATTACTGGATAAATATCCGAATGCATCAGTTTTGAGGAAGGAAAATCCTGAAATAAGTGATTTATTATCTGGAGAATTTGCAGTTGAACCTCCTAATGCTTGTGAATTCCCAACTGGAATTATTGTGAGCAGAAGATTGGTTAAACTACTAGAACATGACTCTACTGTTGGTGTTATAACTCCTGGGAGGTATGAATTCAGTATATTGGGAAATAGGGCAACAATGATCGTTCTTAATGGCCGCTTATTTGCCTCGGTTAACGACGGCCCAGAATCAACACTGCAAAAATATGGGAGTATAATAGCGCCTGCGCATACAACGCTGAACTTAGCAGTGCTTGACTATGTTTTTTATATCTGCCAGTACAAGCCAGAAATAAATAGAAAATAA
- a CDS encoding RNA-guided pseudouridylation complex pseudouridine synthase subunit Cbf5 encodes MSNKLPFELIEYKILIKKPSETSEKYGCIPEDRKTEEIIEYGIINLDKPKGPTSHQVSAYVQKILGISKSGHSGTLDPAVTGILPVALGRATRIVQTLLPAGKEYICLMHIHKQIEESLLRKVLDDFLGKIRQLPPIKSSVKRVERTREIYYLEILEIQDQDILFIVGCQAGTYIRKLCDDIGKKLGCGAHMAELRRTKAGPFKEDESLSTLQDLTDAFYYYKKENNGKFIRKIILQIEHAVSHLPKAWVLDTTVDSLCHGSDLKIPGISKLNDKIIFSDMVAVMTLKNELIAIGIAKMNSEEIMKKDKGVAVKIEKVFMQPNTYPRIS; translated from the coding sequence ATGAGCAACAAGCTGCCGTTCGAATTAATAGAGTACAAGATCTTAATTAAAAAGCCCTCTGAAACTTCTGAAAAATACGGCTGCATTCCGGAAGACAGAAAGACAGAAGAGATCATAGAATACGGAATAATCAACTTAGACAAGCCAAAAGGCCCGACATCGCACCAGGTTTCTGCTTATGTCCAGAAGATTTTAGGGATTTCAAAGTCAGGGCATTCTGGAACATTGGATCCGGCTGTTACAGGCATTCTTCCGGTTGCGCTTGGCAGGGCAACAAGGATTGTACAGACATTATTGCCAGCAGGAAAAGAATATATCTGCCTGATGCACATTCATAAACAAATAGAAGAGAGCTTATTGAGAAAAGTTCTAGATGATTTCCTAGGGAAGATAAGGCAGCTGCCTCCGATAAAAAGCTCTGTAAAAAGAGTGGAAAGGACAAGGGAAATATATTATCTCGAAATTCTTGAAATCCAGGACCAGGACATTTTGTTCATAGTAGGCTGCCAGGCAGGAACATACATAAGAAAACTGTGCGATGATATTGGAAAAAAACTTGGCTGCGGAGCCCATATGGCGGAATTAAGAAGGACAAAAGCAGGGCCTTTCAAGGAAGATGAAAGCCTGTCCACGCTGCAGGACCTGACAGATGCATTCTATTATTACAAAAAAGAGAACAATGGAAAATTCATCAGAAAAATAATACTTCAGATTGAACATGCTGTTTCTCACCTTCCAAAAGCATGGGTATTGGATACCACAGTTGACAGCCTGTGCCACGGATCAGATTTGAAGATTCCGGGAATAAGCAAATTAAATGATAAAATAATTTTCAGCGATATGGTCGCTGTAATGACTTTAAAAAACGAACTAATAGCGATCGGCATAGCAAAGATGAATTCTGAAGAGATCATGAAAAAGGACAAGGGCGTTGCTGTGAAGATCGAAAAAGTGTTCATGCAGCCCAATACTTATCCGAGGATTTCTTGA